TGATCGTGTCGCCCAGCCGCTCCCTGCTCGTCGGCTCGCCCACCAGGCACATGTCGGGGACGAGGTGGTTCTCCGCCATCCAGTCCAGCACCTTCGTGGTGCCGTCCGTGGCCACGCCTTCCTCGTCGCCGGTGATGAGGAAGGAGAGCGTGCCGCGATCCGCGGTGCCGTCTGCCACCGCATCGGCGGCCGCCGCGACGAAGGCGGCGACCCCGCCCTTCATGTCCACCGCGCCGCGGCCGTAGAGCACGCCTTCCGCCACTTCGGCGCCGAAGGGCGGGTGCGTCCAGCCTTCGAAGCTACCGTCAGGGCGGCGCTCGCCGCCAGGCGGCACAACGTCCGTGTGCCCGGCGAAGCAGAGGTGCGGGCCGTTGCCGCCGGAACGGCGGATGGCGAAGAGGTTCTCGACCTCCCCGAAGCGCAGCCGCGTGCACTGGAAGCCGAGCGGCGCCAGCGCCCCTTCCAGCACCGCCATCGCGCCCTCGTCGGCGGGCGTAACGGAGGCGCAGCGGATCAGCGCCTGCGCGATGGGGAGGGGATCGGTGCTCATCGGTCCCCCAGGTCAGTCACGAAGGAGCTCGTTGATGCTCGTCTTGCTGCGGGTCTGGGCGTCCACCCGCTTCACGATCACCGCGCAGTAGAGGCTCGGGCCCGGCGTGCCGTCCGGGAGCGGCCGGCCGGGCAGGCTGCCCGGCACCACCACGGAGTAGGGCGGCACCTTGCCCACGAAGACCTCGCCCGTCGCGCGGTCGATGATCTTGGTGGAGGCGCCGAGGAAGACGCCCATGGCGAGGACCGAGCCCTCGCCCACGATCACGCCTTCCGCCACCTCGGACCGTGCCCCGACGAAGCAGTTGTCGCCGATCACCACGGGATTTGCCTGCAGCGGCTCCAGTACGCCGCCGATCCCGGCGCCGCCGGAGATGTGGCAGTTCTTCCCGATCTGCGCGCAGGAGCCGACGGTCGCCCAGGTGTCCACCATCGTGTTCTCGTCCACGTAGGCGCCGAGGTTCACGAAGGAGGGCATGAGCACCACGCCCTTGCCGATGAAGGCGGAGCGGCGGACCACCGCGCCCGGCACGGCGCGGAACCCGGCCTCGCGGAAGCGGTTCTCGCCCCAGCCCGCGAACTTCAGCGGAACCTTGTCGTAGGCGCCGAGGCCGACATCCATCGGCGCGCTGTCCTCCAGCCGGAAGGAGAGCAGCACGGCCTGCTTCAGCCACTGATTGACGCGCCAGCCGCCTGCCCCATCCGGCTCCGCCACGCGGGCACGGCCGGAATCCAGCGCCTCGAGCGCCGCCTCGATCGCGCCCCGGTCCTCGCCCTGCGTCGCCGGGGAGAGCTCGGCCCGACGCTCCCAGAGGGCCTCGATTCGGGGCTGGAGGGCGGCGAGTTCCATGGCGAGGTCCTGATCGTCTCTGGCGAGGGGTGGCGGACCCATCGCGCGGGCGGCGCGGGCTGTCAACGCGACGTCATCCCCGCCCCGCTCCGGGATTCAGCATTCCCTAACCTTGCCGGTGCAGCCTGGGTGACGGGCAGGGTTCCCGCAGCGGGGGCCCGGGACTGCCCGGAGCTGGAGGCCGTGATGGAAGCCGAACCTGCCGTCTTGCCCCGCCGCATGGACGATGCCGCGCGGGCGAGGCTGGCGGAGCGGGCGGATACCCCGCCGGAGATGCTGTTCTTTCTGGCCAACGACCCCACGATCGCGGTGCGGGCGGCGATCGCGGCGAACGCCGCGACGCCCCCCCTGGCTGACCACGTCCTCGCTCGGGACTCGGAACCGGGGGTGCGGCGGGTCCTGGCGCGGAAGCTCGCCACCCAGGCGGCGATGCTCGATCCGGAGACGACGGACCGGCACCGCCGCGCCACCTGGGAGGCGCTGCTCCTCCTCAGCGAGGACGACGCGGTGGCCGTGCGCGCGGCGGTGACGGAGCTGGTGGCGGAACTGGCCCATATCCCCCGCCCGCTGATCCTGCGCTTGGCGCGGGACGCGGCCATGGCCGTGGCGGAGCCGGTGCTGCGCGGCTCCCCGGTGCTGGAGGAGGAGGACCTGCTCCGCCTCATCGCGGATCCACCGGTGCCCGAGACGCTGGGCGCGATCGCGCGCCGCCCCCACCTGCCCGAGGCGCCCTCGGCTGCCATTGCGGCGCGAGAGGAGGAGGTCCCGGTCGCCGCCCTGCTGGCGAACGCGACGGCCCGGATCCGGGAGGCCACGCTCCTCGCGCTGACCGCGCGCTGCGGCGCCCATCCCAGCTGGCAATCGGCCCTTGTCCGCCGCCCCGGCCTCAGCGCCGCCGTCGCGCGCGGGCTGCAGGAGGTGGTGGCGGGGGAGGCGCTGCGGATTCTCCTCTCCCGGCCGGACCTCCCCGCGGCCGGGGCGGCGGGGCCGCCGGCGGGCGCGGGCGCCGAGGTGTCGGCAAGGCCGCTTCCCGGCCCGGTGAACGAGGACGGCTTCATCACGGCCGCTCGCCAGTCCCGCCTGCCGGAATGCGCGCGGATCCTCGCGGCGCTCAGCGGGCTGCCCGGCGGCGTCGTCACCCGCGCGCTGGAGGGCCGGGACGCCCGGCTGCTCGTCGCGCTGTGCTGGAAGGCCGGGCTGTCCGGCCGTGCCGCCACCTTCGCCCAGATGCGGCTTGCGGGTAGCCCGCCGGAGGAGCTGCTGGTCCTGCCCGGCGGGGACTGGTCCATGGGGCCGGAAGCGATGCAGGACCTGGTATCCGGGCTCCTACGCCCCGCCTGAAGCCCGGTATCAGGCCTTGATGAGGGTGCCCGAGCCGCCCTCGGTGAAGAGCTCGGCCAGGACGGCGTGCGGCACGCGCCCATCCAGGATCACCGCGCCCTGCACGCCCCGCTCGATCGCGTAGATGCAAGTCTCCACTTTCGGGATCATGCCGGCGGAGATCCAACCCTCGGCGATGCCGGCCCGCACATCGGCCACGGTCATTTCCGGAATGTGCTTGCCGTCCGGCCCGCGCACCCCCGCTACGTCGGTCAGCATCAGCAGCCTCGCGGCGCCCAGGGCGCCGGCAATGGCGCCGGCCACGGTATCCGCGTTGATGTTGTAGGTCTGGCCGTCCGCGCCCACGCCCACGGGCGCCACCACGGGCACGATGTCCGCCCCGATCATCAGGCGCAGCACCTTCGTGTCCACCTCCGCCGGCTCCCCCACATAGCCAAGGTCGAGCGGGCGGGGCTGCTTCGTCTCGGGGTCGATCACCGTGCGCTCCGCCTTGCGGGCGCGGATGAGGTTGCCGTCCTTGCCGGATATGCCCACCGCGATCACGCCGGCCCGGGTGATCGCCTCCGCCACCTGCTTGTTGACCGTGCCGGCCAGGACCATCTCGACCACGTCCACCATCTGCTCGTCCGTCACGCGCAGCCCGTTCACGAAAGTGGACTGCACGTTCAGGCGCTTGAGCATGGCGTTGATCTGCGGGCCGCCACCATGGACCACCACGGGGTTCACGCCCACCTGCTCCAGCAGCGCGATGTCGCGCCCGAAGCGCAGCGCCGTGTCCTCCTCGCCCATGGCGTGGCCGCCGTACTTCACGACGATGATCTGGTCGTCGTAGCGCTTCAGGTAGGGCAGCGCGCCGGCGAGGATCGCCATCTGGTCGTGCGGGTCGGTCATGGGCGGTTCCCGGAAGGCGGCGCGTGGTGTCGCGCCCGGCCCGGGGAAGCCCATCGGGCATTCCCGGGGCCGCGCGCATCGGCGGCGGTCGTAAGGGGGCCGCCCCGGCGCGGTCAACCCGCGCAAGCGCATGGAAGCGCGGCGCCGAGCGCCCGCAACCAGCGCCCTTAGCCCCCGGCGGCTATCTCGGCCAGGGCCGCGCGGAGCTCAGGGATGCCCGTGCCCTTGCTGGCGGAGGTGGTGAGGACGACCGGGTGCGCCGCCACGCGCTTGCGCACGATCTCTGCCATCTCCGCCTGGCGCTTCTGCAGGCGCGACAGGGGCTTGGTGTCGTCGGACTTCGTCAGCACGATCTGGAAAGGCACCGCGGCCTCGCCCAGCAGATCCATGGCGGCGCGGTCGCCGTCCTTCGTCTCGATCCGGGCATCCATCAGCAGGATCACCCGGCGCAGCGTGGGGCGGCCGCGCAGGTAATCGAACATCAGCCCCTGCCAATCCGCCTTCACTGCCTTGCTGGCCTGGGCGAAGCCGTAGCCCGGCATGTCCACAATGGTGAGCGGGCTCTCCGTCCCCTCCCCCGCCGCGAAGAAGTTCAGCTGCCGCGTGCGCCCGGGCGTGTGGGACACGCGCGCCAAGCCGTGGTGCCCGGCGATGGCATTGATGATGGAGGACTTGCCGACGTTCGAGCGGCCGCAGAAGGCCACTTCCGGCGCCTCGGCCGGGGGCAGCCCCTCCAGCTTCTGGGCGGCGAAGAAGAAGTTGACGGGGCGCGCGAAGAGGAGGCGCCCCCGCTCGATCCGGGCGGCCTCCTCGGCCGCCGCGTCCGTGCCCTCGCTCACGACCCCCTCCTTCAAGACCGGGCCGCGGCCTTCTCCAGCCGCTGCGTCTCACGGTCGTGCCGGCTGATGTAGTACTGCTGGGCGACCGAGAGCAGGTTGTTCCAGGACCAGTAGATCACCAGCCCGGCCGGGAAGCTGGCCAGCATGAAGGTGAAGATGATCGGCATGAAGCTGAACAGCTTCGCCTGGATCGGGTCCGGCGGCGTCGGGTTCAGCTTGAACTGGATCCACATGGTGATGCCCATGATGATCGCCCAGGCCGGCATGTGCAGGAACTCCGGCGGGGTGAAAGGCAACAGGCCGAAGAGGTTGAACAGGTTCGTGGGATCGGGTGCGGACAGGTCGCGGATCCAGCCAAAGAAGGGCGCGTGCCGCATCTCGATCGTGACGAACAGCACCTTGTAGAGCGCGAAGAAGACGGGGATCTGGATCAGGATCGGCAGGCAGCCCGCGGCGGGATTGATCTTCTCCGCCTTGTAGAGCGCCATCATCTCCTGCTGCATCTTCGCAGGGTCGTCCTTGTTGCGCTCCTTCATCTCCTGCATCTTCGGGCCCAGGGCCTTCATCCGCGCCATGGACTGGTAGGACTTGCTGGCCAGCGGGAAGAACAGGGCCTTCAGCGCCACCGTGAAGATCAGGATGGCCACGCCGAAGTTGCCGAACACGCCGAACAGCCAGTCCAGCGCGTAGAAGAACGGCTTCGTCAGGAACCAGAACCAGCCGAAATCGACGGCCGAGTAGAAGTCCTTGATGCCGAGGTCGTTGGTATAGGCGTCCAGCAGCTTCACCTCCTTCGCGCCGGCGAAGAGGCGGGTGCCGTAGGCGGCGGTGGCGCCGGGCGCGGTGGTGACGGCACCCGTTGGCGCCACGTCCACCTGCCAGCGGTTCTGCCCGTTCTCCTGCGTCGCGCGGAAGGCGGCGTGGCTGCGGGCGGCCTGGTCGGCGGGCAGCACGGCGGTCAGCCAGTACTTGTCGGTGAAGCCGGCCCAGCCGCCGGGCCCGTCCGCTTCGAAGGCG
This genomic window from Pararoseomonas sp. SCSIO 73927 contains:
- a CDS encoding DUF2336 domain-containing protein, which codes for MEAEPAVLPRRMDDAARARLAERADTPPEMLFFLANDPTIAVRAAIAANAATPPLADHVLARDSEPGVRRVLARKLATQAAMLDPETTDRHRRATWEALLLLSEDDAVAVRAAVTELVAELAHIPRPLILRLARDAAMAVAEPVLRGSPVLEEEDLLRLIADPPVPETLGAIARRPHLPEAPSAAIAAREEEVPVAALLANATARIREATLLALTARCGAHPSWQSALVRRPGLSAAVARGLQEVVAGEALRILLSRPDLPAAGAAGPPAGAGAEVSARPLPGPVNEDGFITAARQSRLPECARILAALSGLPGGVVTRALEGRDARLLVALCWKAGLSGRAATFAQMRLAGSPPEELLVLPGGDWSMGPEAMQDLVSGLLRPA
- the yihA gene encoding ribosome biogenesis GTP-binding protein YihA/YsxC, whose product is MSEGTDAAAEEAARIERGRLLFARPVNFFFAAQKLEGLPPAEAPEVAFCGRSNVGKSSIINAIAGHHGLARVSHTPGRTRQLNFFAAGEGTESPLTIVDMPGYGFAQASKAVKADWQGLMFDYLRGRPTLRRVILLMDARIETKDGDRAAMDLLGEAAVPFQIVLTKSDDTKPLSRLQKRQAEMAEIVRKRVAAHPVVLTTSASKGTGIPELRAALAEIAAGG
- the dapD gene encoding 2,3,4,5-tetrahydropyridine-2,6-dicarboxylate N-succinyltransferase, which codes for MELAALQPRIEALWERRAELSPATQGEDRGAIEAALEALDSGRARVAEPDGAGGWRVNQWLKQAVLLSFRLEDSAPMDVGLGAYDKVPLKFAGWGENRFREAGFRAVPGAVVRRSAFIGKGVVLMPSFVNLGAYVDENTMVDTWATVGSCAQIGKNCHISGGAGIGGVLEPLQANPVVIGDNCFVGARSEVAEGVIVGEGSVLAMGVFLGASTKIIDRATGEVFVGKVPPYSVVVPGSLPGRPLPDGTPGPSLYCAVIVKRVDAQTRSKTSINELLRD
- the argB gene encoding acetylglutamate kinase; translated protein: MTDPHDQMAILAGALPYLKRYDDQIIVVKYGGHAMGEEDTALRFGRDIALLEQVGVNPVVVHGGGPQINAMLKRLNVQSTFVNGLRVTDEQMVDVVEMVLAGTVNKQVAEAITRAGVIAVGISGKDGNLIRARKAERTVIDPETKQPRPLDLGYVGEPAEVDTKVLRLMIGADIVPVVAPVGVGADGQTYNINADTVAGAIAGALGAARLLMLTDVAGVRGPDGKHIPEMTVADVRAGIAEGWISAGMIPKVETCIYAIERGVQGAVILDGRVPHAVLAELFTEGGSGTLIKA
- the yidC gene encoding membrane protein insertase YidC; translated protein: MDNKRLLAAIAISIGILLLFDVWNRPAREAQRQAAQNVQQSQTTGQPLPQANTALNPAGVASTGPGDGAPTTPAPRIRIESPRLEGSVNLRGARIDDLVLRDYRETILPGSPNVRVLAPREDNASYFAQWGWTAADGRTAVPGPNTEWAAEGTLTPTSPVTLRWDNGQGQRFEIALSLDANFMVTADQRVVNTGEQPVQLLPWARVRREHTPQVAGYYILHEGFVGVVDGRLREWKYDDARTEAQRRNGAPAFEADGPGGWAGFTDKYWLTAVLPADQAARSHAAFRATQENGQNRWQVDVAPTGAVTTAPGATAAYGTRLFAGAKEVKLLDAYTNDLGIKDFYSAVDFGWFWFLTKPFFYALDWLFGVFGNFGVAILIFTVALKALFFPLASKSYQSMARMKALGPKMQEMKERNKDDPAKMQQEMMALYKAEKINPAAGCLPILIQIPVFFALYKVLFVTIEMRHAPFFGWIRDLSAPDPTNLFNLFGLLPFTPPEFLHMPAWAIIMGITMWIQFKLNPTPPDPIQAKLFSFMPIIFTFMLASFPAGLVIYWSWNNLLSVAQQYYISRHDRETQRLEKAAARS